From a single Rutidosis leptorrhynchoides isolate AG116_Rl617_1_P2 chromosome 5, CSIRO_AGI_Rlap_v1, whole genome shotgun sequence genomic region:
- the LOC139847645 gene encoding uncharacterized protein: MESPQSVVSPFKNSSLFSDHEKQNLDLFPKTSNFITKKPESETYIGVLEVYIHQARDIQNICIYQKQDVYAKICINSNPENSVTTQTINGGGKNPIFNETLQLKVPTIESSLKCEIYMLSRVKNYLEDQLLGFTLIPLSEILMNDGKLEKEFTLSSTDLFHSPSGFVRLSLRYAGASPDVIAIPPPAAACKTATDSELADLDKIVFPDPKMVNENHMMVTEYFGLSSESLVSSDDQIKTDPVMETIQTVEIQKPESPVTSVSTNASQCGSGPVISTESYSKSENQEYDSPGDAKSESSGGDLIKKPVVSVNVDFEQKVVQQDFVDLYMKSMQQFTESLAKMKLPLDVEKQGTDSGNSVSDQKNETPDGAQSRVFYGSRAFF, encoded by the coding sequence ATGGAATCTCCTCAATCTGTTGTATCACCATTCAAGAACTCATCTTTGTTTTCTGATCATGAAAAACAAAATCTTGATCTTTTCCCAAAAACCTCCAATTTCATAACAAAAAAACCCGAATCCGAAACATATATCGGAGTACTTGAGGTTTACATTCATCAAGCTAGGGACATTCAAAACATCTGCATATACCAGAAACAAGATGTGTATGCCAAAATTTGTATCAATAGTAACCCCGAAAATTCTGTCACTACTCAAACCATCAATGGGGGTGGGAAAAATCCAATCTTTAACGAAACCCTTCAACTTAAAGTTCCCACAATTGAATCTTCGCTCAAGTGCGAGATATATATGTTAAGTAGGGTGAAAAATTATCTTGAAGATCAACTGTTAGGTTTTACTTTAATTCCTTTATCTGAAATCCTCATGAATGATGGAAAATTAGAAAAGGAGTTCACTTTATCATCCACTGATCTTTTCCACTCGCCTTCCGGTTTCGTCCGCCTGTCGCTACGTTATGCCGGAGCTTCGCCGGATGTAATCGCTATCCCACCGCCAGCTGCCGCCTGCAAAACCGCCACTGATTCAGAATTAGCTGACCTGGACAAAATTGTGTTCCCGGATCCTAAGATGGTGAACGAAAACCATATGATGGTGACAGAGTATTTTGGTCTTAGCTCAGAGAGTTTAGTCTCATCCGATGATCAAATTAAAACAGATCCAGTTATGGAAACCATTCAAACCGTTGAAATCCAAAAACCCGAATCTCCAGTTACTAGTGTTTCAACTAATGCATCTCAATGTGGTTCGGGTCCTGTTATAAGCACAGAATCATACTCAAAATCTGAAAATCAAGAATACGATTCGCCTGGGGACGCGAAGAGTGAATCATCAGGTGGTGATTTGATTAAAAAGCCTGTAGTGTCAGTAAATGTTGATTTTGAGCAAAAGGTGGTGCAGCAGGACTTTGTGGATTTGTACATGAAGAGTATGCAACAGTTTACTGAGTCGTTGGCTAAAATGAAGCTACCGTTGGATGTGGAAAAGCAGGGAACGGATTCAGGAAACTCTGTTTCGGATCAGAAGAATGAGACACCAGATGGGGCCCAGTCTCGCGTGTTTTATGGGAGTCGGGCTTTCTTCTAA